A genome region from Sulfurovum sp. TSL6 includes the following:
- a CDS encoding site-specific integrase, with product MKNTPHHQTGHFLSKAKTKNGLIFDPNDDVWIFSDIVGKHQMNITNLHISDSHKYGLKRVFIWYLENHALKHAVNMYFRFKEFLKFSYEQSENNMTTITSIHLINYNSTLDSKHQYYLGALSGFLKKWYEMGFPGLSNDAYDYLNEAKFKGNEKGKAVLTMDPYKGPFTDLELEGIQTAINNAYADGDIPKADFLLVWLFMIYGSRPIQFAELKVCDLIKAKRKDASEEYIIRIPRAKKRKKARSEFKDRIVPPSLGKVLFGYGKQVKNDFIGILDDPNQAPLFPSKEENRSGELAYHPSSKEITSRIQKIIGSLELTSERTGEKLHITSTRFRYTIGTRAASEGHGELIIAEILDHEDIQNAGVYTASTPEIIKRIDKAMALHMAPIAQAFAGLLLFDKSKATRADDPTSDIIDPSIDSTGRAMGKCGSFGFCGLFAPLACYTCSSFQAWDDGPHEQILLKLLQDRERLMETTDYRIASVNDKTIFAVAQVVVECEQIKSQNILGSSS from the coding sequence ATGAAAAATACACCTCACCATCAAACCGGACACTTTCTCTCCAAAGCCAAAACAAAAAATGGCCTGATATTTGATCCTAATGATGATGTTTGGATATTTAGCGATATCGTTGGTAAACATCAAATGAACATTACAAATCTACATATTTCAGATAGTCACAAGTATGGACTGAAGCGAGTGTTCATCTGGTATCTGGAAAACCATGCATTAAAACATGCAGTCAATATGTATTTCCGATTCAAAGAATTCTTGAAGTTTTCATATGAACAATCAGAAAATAATATGACCACAATCACATCGATACACCTCATTAATTACAATAGTACACTAGATTCTAAACATCAGTACTATTTAGGTGCCTTGTCAGGCTTTTTGAAGAAATGGTACGAAATGGGCTTTCCAGGGCTTTCCAATGATGCTTATGACTATTTAAACGAGGCTAAATTTAAAGGGAATGAAAAAGGAAAAGCCGTTTTAACTATGGACCCGTATAAAGGTCCCTTTACAGATCTGGAACTTGAAGGAATTCAAACTGCCATCAATAATGCTTATGCCGATGGGGATATTCCGAAAGCGGATTTTCTTCTTGTCTGGCTTTTCATGATCTACGGTTCCAGACCTATACAGTTTGCAGAATTAAAGGTCTGTGATTTGATTAAAGCCAAACGAAAAGATGCTTCGGAGGAATACATCATCCGTATCCCAAGAGCAAAAAAAAGAAAAAAGGCACGTTCAGAATTTAAAGATCGTATCGTTCCGCCATCATTGGGGAAAGTGCTCTTTGGCTATGGCAAACAAGTTAAAAATGATTTTATCGGGATTTTAGATGATCCGAACCAGGCTCCACTTTTTCCTTCCAAAGAAGAAAATCGTTCAGGAGAACTTGCATATCATCCAAGCTCTAAAGAAATAACGAGCAGGATTCAAAAAATCATAGGAAGCTTAGAACTAACATCGGAAAGAACTGGTGAAAAGCTTCATATCACTTCAACACGATTTCGGTATACCATAGGTACAAGGGCCGCATCTGAAGGACATGGTGAACTGATCATCGCTGAGATACTTGACCATGAAGATATCCAAAATGCAGGAGTATACACTGCATCGACTCCTGAGATAATTAAACGTATCGACAAAGCCATGGCATTACACATGGCCCCCATAGCACAAGCATTTGCAGGTCTTTTGCTTTTTGACAAATCAAAAGCAACACGTGCCGATGATCCAACAAGCGACATTATTGATCCAAGTATTGATAGTACAGGCAGAGCGATGGGGAAATGTGGTAGTTTCGGATTTTGTGGATTATTCGCACCGTTGGCCTGCTACACTTGTAGTAGCTTTCAAGCATGGGATGATGGTCCACATGAACAAATACTTCTTAAACTCTTACAGGATCGTGAAAGATTAATGGAGACGACTGACTACCGAATTGCCAGTGTCAATGACAAAACCATCTTCGCAGTTGCACAAGTGGTAGTAGAATGTGAGCAAATAAAATCACAAAATATACTGGGGTCATCATCATGA
- a CDS encoding site-specific integrase, giving the protein MTPYYIKKVLFSSGERFPMLIEKETGMPDYWSTVFSISQHRSKGDAVNTIEQVLRSLMLLKIFLKNYSLEGIDLKKRLQQGKLLHLHEIESLCDTCKLPLKEICADITVPQKSKQSINTHSLEKFRSNTSKKQIITISSDATGNRMRVIKNFLVWMANIHMAKLPERDMTFMLLKDAKDFVESTLNSRIPGTSHNSSENAPMGLSEEAIDKLFEVVDRGSPYNPWKNNFTKIRNELLILWLYQFGLRRSELLGLKISDLDFRSETFNIVRRPDDPEDPRLNQPTQKTYGRKIFMPKKIVRLTLDYITKHRTALPKAGRHEFLFVASKTGSPMSLDSVNKVFSKLKKCYPDVFKNLTPHILRHTWNDNFSALMDERNVSEEEEQKMRAYLMGWEETSGSAETYTKRHVQRKANESILQMDNKFPQEEDLPDWAKE; this is encoded by the coding sequence ATGACACCCTATTACATTAAAAAAGTATTGTTTTCTAGTGGAGAAAGATTCCCAATGTTGATTGAGAAAGAAACTGGTATGCCTGATTATTGGAGCACTGTTTTTTCAATTTCACAACATAGATCAAAAGGTGATGCCGTAAACACAATTGAACAGGTCTTACGCTCATTAATGCTGTTAAAGATTTTTTTGAAGAATTACAGTCTTGAAGGGATAGACCTGAAGAAAAGACTCCAGCAAGGAAAGCTTCTTCATCTGCATGAGATTGAAAGTCTCTGCGATACATGCAAACTGCCGCTCAAAGAGATTTGTGCGGATATCACTGTACCCCAGAAGTCAAAGCAGTCTATCAATACTCACTCTTTAGAAAAATTCCGTTCCAACACTTCCAAGAAACAAATCATTACAATAAGTTCTGATGCCACGGGAAATCGCATGAGAGTGATCAAGAATTTTTTAGTATGGATGGCCAATATTCATATGGCAAAACTTCCTGAACGAGATATGACATTCATGTTACTTAAAGATGCAAAAGACTTTGTTGAATCCACCCTGAATTCAAGAATCCCAGGGACTTCACATAATTCATCTGAAAATGCACCTATGGGCTTATCTGAAGAAGCCATTGACAAACTCTTTGAAGTGGTTGATCGAGGTTCACCTTATAATCCATGGAAAAATAATTTTACAAAGATCCGAAATGAGTTGCTCATTTTATGGCTGTATCAATTCGGGCTCAGAAGAAGTGAACTTCTAGGTCTCAAGATCTCAGATCTTGATTTCAGATCTGAGACATTTAATATTGTACGTCGTCCCGATGACCCGGAAGACCCTAGGCTTAATCAGCCTACCCAAAAAACATACGGACGTAAAATTTTCATGCCAAAGAAAATAGTCAGACTCACACTTGATTATATCACCAAACATCGAACTGCTCTACCGAAAGCAGGAAGACATGAATTTTTATTTGTCGCATCCAAGACAGGTTCACCCATGAGTCTGGACTCTGTAAATAAGGTCTTTTCCAAACTGAAAAAGTGCTACCCTGATGTATTTAAAAACTTAACACCTCATATACTCAGACATACATGGAATGACAATTTTTCTGCTTTAATGGATGAAAGAAATGTATCCGAAGAGGAAGAGCAGAAGATGCGTGCATACCTGATGGGGTGGGAGGAAACATCAGGCAGTGCGGAAACATATACAAAGCGTCATGTTCAGCGTAAAGCCAACGAGTCTATTTTACAGATGGATAATAAGTTTCCTCAAGAGGAAGATCTACCTGACTGGGCTAAAGAATGA
- a CDS encoding single-stranded DNA-binding protein has translation MYNKIILAGNLTRDIEIKYTQSGSAIGNTAIATSRKFKSATGEQKEEVLFIDLTFFGRTAEIANQYLRKGSKVLVDGRLKLDQWTAQDGSKRSRHSVTVENLQMLGSKDEAAPMGGNGYSQSGSSDYNAPSHDNYSQPAPSAPKAAPQPTSNIPEIDINEDEIPF, from the coding sequence ATGTACAACAAGATAATTTTAGCCGGAAACCTCACTAGAGATATTGAGATTAAATATACACAAAGTGGAAGTGCGATTGGTAATACTGCCATCGCAACTTCACGTAAATTCAAATCTGCAACTGGTGAACAAAAAGAAGAAGTACTCTTTATAGACCTTACTTTTTTTGGTAGAACTGCTGAAATTGCGAATCAGTACTTACGTAAAGGTAGCAAAGTTTTAGTAGATGGAAGATTGAAGCTAGATCAGTGGACAGCACAAGATGGTAGCAAAAGAAGTAGACACTCAGTAACAGTGGAAAACCTTCAAATGCTAGGAAGTAAAGACGAAGCAGCACCTATGGGTGGTAACGGATATAGTCAAAGTGGATCATCAGATTATAATGCTCCATCACATGACAACTATAGCCAACCTGCACCGTCTGCTCCGAAAGCTGCACCACAACCTACGTCAAACATTCCAGAAATTGACATCAATGAAGATGAAATACCGTTTTAA
- the rpsF gene encoding 30S ribosomal protein S6 has protein sequence MTCYETLFVVKPTLTEEEIAAQITKVKDILAKEGAELVGTNDMGMRKLAYQVEKHNRGYYTVLFYKAAGSTIEELERNLKISEDIIKFLTVKYTKQKEIAQFDKLVAEANKSAAAETKAPEAEATEA, from the coding sequence ATGACTTGTTATGAAACACTGTTTGTAGTTAAACCTACACTTACAGAAGAAGAGATTGCAGCACAAATTACGAAAGTAAAAGATATTCTTGCTAAAGAAGGTGCCGAGCTAGTTGGTACGAATGATATGGGTATGAGAAAACTTGCATACCAAGTAGAAAAACATAACAGAGGTTACTACACTGTTCTTTTCTATAAAGCAGCAGGTAGCACTATCGAAGAACTCGAGAGAAATCTTAAGATCAGCGAAGATATCATTAAGTTTTTAACTGTGAAATATACTAAACAAAAAGAGATCGCACAATTTGATAAACTTGTGGCAGAAGCGAACAAAAGCGCTGCAGCAGAGACAAAAGCACCTGAAGCAGAAGCGACAGAAGCATAA
- a CDS encoding Rieske 2Fe-2S domain-containing protein → MERRNFLRVSATSAMAVAIAPSLVTQRLYAEDGSLFQTFEKVQLKDTDGNPLKSASLAVEENYVFHYPHVSTPAIMVNLATPAQKDIKLKAEDGTEYIYRGGLGVNGTIVAYSAICPHQLTHPQPEMSMFQYVEEKGKTLAYDKGGVFVCSSHLSAFDAKEGGKVVGGPANEGLASIILEIDAEDNMWAVAVLGPVKFQDYFDAFKDEFKKFYGNRRKAKKLTKEEAKVQPLKNFSAELIQA, encoded by the coding sequence ATGGAAAGAAGAAATTTTTTACGTGTATCTGCAACATCAGCAATGGCAGTCGCTATTGCACCTTCACTTGTGACTCAAAGGCTTTATGCAGAAGATGGTAGTCTGTTTCAAACGTTTGAAAAAGTACAACTTAAAGATACTGATGGTAACCCTCTTAAGTCTGCTTCCTTGGCAGTAGAAGAAAACTATGTATTTCATTATCCGCATGTATCCACCCCGGCCATTATGGTCAATCTTGCAACACCGGCCCAAAAGGACATTAAGCTCAAAGCAGAAGATGGAACGGAATATATCTATAGAGGCGGTTTAGGAGTCAATGGAACCATTGTTGCCTATTCTGCTATCTGCCCCCACCAATTAACACACCCGCAGCCTGAGATGAGTATGTTCCAGTATGTGGAAGAAAAAGGTAAAACACTTGCGTATGACAAAGGCGGGGTTTTTGTCTGTAGTTCACATCTTTCGGCATTTGACGCTAAAGAAGGTGGAAAAGTAGTAGGCGGACCGGCCAACGAAGGTTTGGCATCTATCATTCTTGAGATTGATGCAGAGGATAACATGTGGGCGGTTGCAGTGTTGGGTCCAGTGAAGTTCCAGGATTATTTTGATGCTTTCAAAGATGAGTTTAAAAAATTCTATGGGAATAGAAGGAAAGCGAAAAAACTTACAAAGGAAGAGGCAAAAGTGCAACCCCTTAAAAACTTTTCAGCAGAACTTATCCAAGCCTAA
- a CDS encoding FAD-dependent oxidoreductase, producing the protein MAMNRRDTFKLAGAAAAAVAMPSIAIASEKKADVKKTNGRSVVIVGGGFGGLTMAKALRKKDKSIEVTVIEKNNIFMACPFSNTLLGGLDGVSLDTFVGDYYQPAAKYGYSFVQATVTAIDRKAKTVTTTNGDFAYDILVLSPGIAYDYEGQFPAWSKEKIAEVSQACPSALMPGNEHIALKRQLEDMDDGNVIIVPPAMGKYRCPPAPYERTAMVANYMKNEGINGKVIVLDTRNGKFAKGAAFKESWDELFPDIIEYKGLTEVTDIDVSAKTITYTEFADADDEKGVSKTEKYEVCNLIPINKCSPVIAMAGIEVNGAGYAMMDGYSFKSKTDSNIYVVGDAVTHAIPPSGQTAIWAANRAAGQIVAQINKQVSDPKEGLPARAANVCYSMVGSKPEEAIMVTHTFSADPSGKLKGKGHVPKPKDGGGKFRSKGTAKATREWFGGVMRELFS; encoded by the coding sequence ATGGCAATGAATAGAAGAGATACGTTTAAACTGGCAGGTGCTGCTGCAGCCGCTGTAGCAATGCCAAGCATCGCAATAGCAAGCGAGAAAAAAGCAGATGTGAAAAAAACCAATGGTAGATCAGTAGTGATCGTAGGTGGTGGTTTTGGTGGTCTTACCATGGCGAAAGCACTTCGGAAAAAAGATAAAAGTATTGAAGTAACAGTCATTGAAAAGAACAATATCTTCATGGCATGCCCTTTCTCTAATACACTGCTTGGTGGTCTTGACGGTGTCAGTTTGGACACTTTTGTCGGGGACTACTATCAGCCGGCTGCAAAGTATGGCTACAGTTTTGTACAGGCAACAGTGACTGCTATCGACAGAAAAGCGAAAACTGTTACAACGACCAATGGTGATTTCGCCTATGATATTCTTGTGCTTTCTCCGGGTATTGCATATGATTATGAAGGACAATTCCCTGCATGGTCAAAAGAGAAGATCGCTGAAGTTTCGCAAGCCTGTCCTTCTGCATTAATGCCTGGTAATGAACATATTGCACTAAAGCGGCAACTTGAAGATATGGATGATGGTAATGTGATCATTGTACCGCCTGCAATGGGAAAATACAGATGTCCTCCAGCACCCTATGAGAGAACTGCCATGGTAGCAAATTACATGAAAAATGAAGGGATCAACGGAAAAGTGATCGTGCTTGATACGAGAAATGGTAAATTTGCCAAAGGGGCAGCCTTTAAGGAATCTTGGGATGAACTATTCCCAGATATTATTGAGTATAAAGGGCTTACAGAAGTGACAGATATTGATGTTTCAGCTAAAACAATTACCTATACAGAGTTTGCTGATGCAGATGATGAAAAAGGTGTCAGTAAAACTGAGAAATATGAAGTTTGTAACCTTATACCTATCAACAAATGTTCACCGGTAATCGCTATGGCGGGGATAGAAGTCAATGGTGCAGGGTACGCAATGATGGATGGGTATAGCTTCAAATCTAAAACAGATTCAAACATCTATGTTGTCGGTGATGCGGTCACACATGCGATACCGCCAAGCGGACAGACGGCTATTTGGGCAGCAAACAGAGCAGCAGGACAAATTGTAGCCCAGATCAACAAGCAAGTTTCAGATCCTAAAGAAGGCCTTCCTGCCAGGGCAGCAAATGTATGTTATTCCATGGTAGGGAGTAAACCAGAAGAAGCGATCATGGTGACACATACATTCTCTGCAGATCCAAGCGGTAAGCTGAAAGGTAAAGGACATGTACCTAAGCCAAAAGATGGTGGCGGTAAATTCAGATCTAAAGGTACTGCAAAAGCTACTAGAGAGTGGTTTGGTGGTGTGATGAGAGAACTCTTCTCTTAA
- the holA gene encoding DNA polymerase III subunit delta translates to MYQREFDQKLKQAFPKAVLFYGENDYLVDHYIDTYIKKTDAKESMLNLYHDEWDFEQAKNFLSQTSLFGGTNLVVVKHDKKIPKKELDILIELANKSEDNYFLYAYAGAPKDAKSMQAAFSEKKGGAWVRFFEPNIRDGIAMLQQKAQQIQLDIDHYALQHLMLILNNNLALCANELDKLAILGMKVTSKDIDRLVYSTAPLATEQLLIDLFNKKPITATITKLLELGEDEASLLRSTQYFVNQIFLFHAYIKLHGHVDSAAILGYKLPKQIEEQKAQLALRVKSAALLKIFEHLLESEILIKKAPATQKEVLVYSMLIKLQGYL, encoded by the coding sequence ATGTACCAAAGAGAATTTGACCAGAAACTGAAACAGGCTTTTCCCAAAGCTGTATTGTTTTATGGTGAAAATGACTACCTGGTAGACCATTATATCGATACCTATATCAAAAAAACAGATGCAAAAGAGAGTATGCTCAATCTCTATCACGATGAATGGGACTTTGAACAGGCTAAGAATTTTCTTTCCCAGACGTCTCTGTTTGGCGGTACCAATCTTGTAGTGGTCAAACACGATAAAAAAATACCCAAAAAAGAACTCGATATTCTCATAGAACTGGCCAATAAAAGTGAAGATAACTACTTCCTTTATGCTTATGCAGGTGCCCCCAAAGATGCAAAGAGTATGCAAGCAGCCTTCAGTGAGAAAAAAGGCGGGGCATGGGTACGATTCTTCGAGCCCAACATACGTGACGGTATCGCTATGCTGCAACAAAAAGCACAGCAGATACAGCTTGACATTGACCACTATGCCCTGCAGCATCTTATGCTCATACTCAATAACAACCTGGCACTTTGTGCCAATGAGCTGGATAAGCTTGCCATTCTGGGCATGAAAGTCACAAGTAAAGATATCGATAGACTGGTCTACTCTACTGCACCTCTGGCAACAGAACAGTTACTCATAGACCTTTTTAACAAAAAGCCCATCACGGCAACCATTACCAAACTACTTGAACTGGGGGAAGATGAAGCTTCACTGCTTCGTTCCACACAATATTTTGTCAATCAGATCTTCCTCTTTCATGCCTATATCAAACTCCATGGACATGTAGATTCAGCAGCAATACTGGGCTATAAACTGCCTAAGCAGATAGAAGAACAAAAAGCACAGTTGGCCTTACGTGTAAAATCAGCTGCCTTGCTGAAGATATTTGAACATTTACTGGAGAGTGAGATACTCATCAAAAAGGCACCAGCTACACAAAAAGAGGTATTGGTTTACAGTATGCTGATCAAATTGCAGGGATATCTATAA
- a CDS encoding ribonuclease R family protein has translation MSPFAIQLTHGCLISDIEQEDQNSFQALQQLGALEEVDGLWKLKSIYRVGRLYIGKDGKGYIEAEFKEQRDLLVEPDDLRGAKHGDVVVAKRIIARRGRASGKVQLVIEKAFLFTIAYTHRDESGNFLILNIRTGEPTHAVMEGMDLKAFKLGTVLKVDVDTDKVLEVMGTLDDPKVDEKISLALYEREDEFPPECVTDALDVEVEVTKEEHPDRVDLTHLDFCTIDPVTAKDFDDAIYFDMDTYTLYVAIADVSHYVPFFTNIDKEAKKRGFTTYLPHKSFPMLPRELSENICSLKPKVDRLAFVSKIELDKTTLKPLKEEFFEAIIHSKHRFNYDNIDEILENGTGGVTDTVAQILTWLLPLQKITVRLRNERLRHGFDFRSEETKLTIDAAHLLVNTEIETGTPSHSLIEECMLLANQASAKRFTGEGDSIFRIHEPPQLAKIEALLAELAAIGLYVEEYEDAPSLIRAIQKEAARMNLSSEVDAMVIKSLRRASYSAQNVGHFGLGFSHYSHFTSPIRRYADLILHRLIKTQLREELEEASYLLRNIEPLCARVSELERDATKAEWDFRDRKFARWAVTHLGEIFEAEIIEVEESAKAVLLGEIKGVTVHLKGDNVMLFDRVKVKINEVNIPQAIIMVEFVEKLSKDEMELV, from the coding sequence ATGTCCCCATTTGCCATACAACTTACCCACGGATGCCTTATTTCAGACATCGAACAAGAAGACCAGAACAGTTTTCAGGCGCTCCAGCAACTGGGTGCCCTTGAAGAAGTCGATGGGCTTTGGAAACTGAAATCTATCTATCGTGTGGGTAGACTCTACATAGGTAAAGATGGCAAAGGGTATATAGAAGCAGAGTTCAAAGAACAAAGAGACCTGCTGGTAGAACCTGATGATCTTCGGGGTGCAAAACATGGAGATGTGGTCGTCGCCAAGCGTATCATCGCCAGACGTGGACGTGCCAGCGGTAAAGTACAGCTGGTCATAGAAAAAGCCTTTCTTTTCACTATCGCTTACACCCATAGGGATGAATCGGGTAATTTCCTTATCCTTAACATCCGTACAGGAGAACCTACGCATGCCGTGATGGAAGGTATGGACCTCAAAGCTTTTAAACTGGGAACCGTGTTAAAAGTAGATGTTGATACAGATAAAGTTCTTGAAGTCATGGGAACACTGGATGACCCTAAGGTTGATGAAAAGATCTCTCTTGCACTCTATGAGCGTGAAGATGAATTCCCGCCAGAGTGTGTCACAGATGCACTGGATGTTGAAGTAGAAGTCACCAAAGAAGAACATCCTGACCGTGTGGATCTCACGCATCTTGATTTCTGTACCATTGACCCGGTGACTGCAAAAGATTTTGATGATGCTATCTATTTTGATATGGACACGTATACCCTTTATGTTGCTATCGCAGATGTCAGTCACTATGTGCCTTTCTTTACCAACATTGACAAAGAGGCAAAAAAAAGAGGTTTCACCACATACCTGCCACACAAATCTTTTCCTATGCTCCCTCGTGAACTCAGTGAAAACATCTGTTCACTCAAACCTAAAGTAGACAGACTTGCCTTTGTATCGAAGATAGAGTTGGACAAGACTACCCTGAAACCGTTAAAAGAAGAATTCTTTGAAGCGATCATACACTCAAAGCACCGTTTTAATTATGACAATATCGATGAAATATTGGAAAATGGAACGGGAGGTGTCACGGATACGGTAGCCCAAATCCTCACATGGTTGCTTCCCTTACAAAAAATAACGGTCAGATTACGTAATGAACGGCTCAGACATGGTTTTGACTTTAGATCTGAAGAGACCAAGCTCACGATCGATGCAGCACATCTACTGGTTAATACAGAGATAGAAACAGGAACGCCGTCACACTCGCTCATAGAAGAGTGTATGCTCCTGGCCAACCAAGCCTCAGCGAAACGTTTTACGGGTGAAGGTGACAGTATCTTTCGTATCCATGAACCACCGCAACTTGCGAAGATAGAAGCTTTACTGGCTGAACTTGCAGCCATCGGTCTCTATGTTGAAGAGTATGAAGATGCGCCTTCTCTTATACGTGCTATACAAAAAGAAGCAGCAAGAATGAACCTTTCTTCAGAAGTGGATGCTATGGTCATTAAATCTTTACGGCGAGCAAGCTACTCAGCACAAAATGTAGGACACTTTGGCCTTGGCTTTAGTCACTACAGCCACTTTACCTCACCCATACGTAGATATGCCGACCTCATACTGCATCGCCTTATCAAAACACAACTGCGAGAGGAACTGGAAGAAGCAAGCTATCTGTTAAGAAATATCGAGCCCCTCTGTGCAAGGGTCAGTGAACTTGAAAGAGATGCGACCAAAGCAGAATGGGACTTTAGAGACCGTAAATTTGCACGTTGGGCAGTTACACACTTAGGTGAGATCTTCGAAGCAGAGATCATCGAAGTAGAAGAGAGCGCTAAAGCAGTGCTCTTAGGCGAGATCAAAGGAGTTACCGTGCATCTTAAAGGTGACAATGTGATGCTTTTTGATAGAGTCAAAGTAAAGATCAATGAAGTCAATATCCCACAGGCTATCATCATGGTTGAATTCGTTGAAAAATTGAGTAAAGATGAAATGGAGCTAGTCTAA
- the htpX gene encoding zinc metalloprotease HtpX encodes MEQFKTYALMTGLTLLFIWFGGMIAGQTGMIIAFLAAAGMNFYAYYYSDTQVLKHYHAIPVDHNNATGLYEIVERLTHRANLPMPALYIIPEEQPNAFATGRDYEHAAVAVTEGLLHMMTEEEVEAVIAHELSHIKHYDMLIGTVTATIAGAIAMLAQFGMFFGGGDRDRPNLFVTLALMLIMPLAASLIQMTVSRNREFMADAGAARMTGHPEWLQSALAKLDNYARKTVLHDADPQTAHMFIINPFTGKDMSLKQLFSTHPSTEQRIERLEALK; translated from the coding sequence ATGGAACAATTTAAAACCTATGCCCTAATGACAGGGCTTACCCTTCTGTTTATCTGGTTTGGAGGAATGATAGCCGGCCAGACAGGGATGATCATCGCTTTCCTTGCCGCAGCCGGGATGAACTTTTATGCCTATTACTATAGTGACACACAAGTGTTAAAACATTACCATGCCATACCTGTAGACCATAACAATGCTACAGGACTCTATGAGATCGTAGAAAGACTCACACATCGTGCCAATCTACCGATGCCTGCACTCTACATCATTCCTGAAGAACAGCCCAATGCCTTTGCCACAGGTAGAGACTATGAGCATGCTGCAGTGGCTGTTACCGAAGGGCTTTTACATATGATGACCGAGGAAGAGGTGGAAGCCGTTATCGCACATGAACTCAGCCACATCAAACACTACGATATGCTCATCGGTACTGTGACTGCGACTATTGCCGGAGCTATAGCTATGTTAGCACAGTTTGGTATGTTCTTTGGTGGAGGAGACAGGGACAGACCTAACCTTTTTGTGACACTTGCACTGATGCTCATTATGCCTTTGGCCGCGAGTCTCATACAAATGACTGTGAGCAGAAACCGTGAATTTATGGCAGATGCCGGTGCAGCAAGAATGACAGGGCATCCTGAATGGCTGCAGAGTGCCTTGGCTAAACTGGACAATTATGCTCGAAAAACTGTTTTGCATGACGCAGACCCTCAAACAGCACATATGTTCATCATCAACCCTTTTACGGGGAAAGATATGTCACTCAAACAACTCTTTAGTACACACCCAAGTACGGAACAAAGAATAGAGAGACTTGAAGCGTTAAAGTAA
- a CDS encoding M15 family metallopeptidase: protein MIKIITLIFVLTSAVWAEYRSSISPITPDIKKRMIKGNSWKEGCPVGLQDLRYLRIKHINFNGEEKMGEIIVHKEVSVEVTEIFQALYKMEYPIKKMRLVSDYKGNDWDSIESDNTSAFNCRTATGSKTWSKHSYGKAIDINPIENPYISRKGYISHKASAPYRKRVHKKSTYADRAVLLKGDKAVQLFKKYGWKWGGDWSGVKDYQHFSK, encoded by the coding sequence ATGATTAAAATAATAACTCTCATCTTTGTATTGACTTCAGCTGTATGGGCTGAATATCGTTCAAGTATCTCACCTATTACGCCTGACATAAAAAAGCGTATGATAAAAGGAAACTCCTGGAAAGAAGGTTGTCCTGTAGGCCTACAGGATCTGCGTTATTTACGCATCAAACATATCAATTTCAATGGTGAAGAGAAGATGGGTGAGATCATCGTGCATAAAGAGGTATCTGTTGAGGTGACAGAGATCTTTCAAGCACTGTATAAGATGGAGTATCCTATCAAGAAAATGAGGTTGGTAAGTGACTATAAAGGCAATGACTGGGACTCTATAGAGTCAGACAACACCTCCGCTTTTAATTGCCGTACTGCAACCGGCAGTAAAACATGGTCCAAACACTCTTACGGGAAAGCCATAGATATCAACCCCATAGAAAATCCGTATATTTCAAGAAAAGGATATATCTCCCATAAAGCATCGGCACCCTATAGAAAGAGAGTCCATAAAAAGTCTACCTATGCAGATAGAGCGGTTTTGTTGAAAGGTGATAAAGCCGTTCAGCTATTTAAAAAATATGGTTGGAAGTGGGGTGGAGACTGGTCGGGTGTGAAAGACTATCAGCACTTTTCAAAGTAA